A genome region from Nocardia sp. NBC_00565 includes the following:
- the aceE gene encoding pyruvate dehydrogenase (acetyl-transferring), homodimeric type, which yields MRVIREGVASYLPDIDPEETSEWLESFDEMLDREGPGRARYLMLRLLERAGERRVAIPALTSTDYVNTIPTENEPWFPGDEEVERRFRAWIRWNAAIMVHRAQRPGIGVGGHISTYASSAALYEVGFNHFFRGKDHSGGGDSIFIQGHASPGIYARAFLEGRLSTDRMDGFRQEYSHGGPGHGLPSYPHPRLLNDFWEFPTVSMGLGPMNAIYQARFNHYLHDRGIKDTSDQHVWAFLGDGEMDEPESRGLIQVAANEGLDNLTFVINCNLQRLDGPVRGNGKIIQELESFFRGAGWNVIKVIWGREWDALLGADRDGALVNLMNTTPDGDFQTYKANDGAYVRDHFFGRDPRTKALVQDLSDEGIWNLKRGGHDYRKVYAAYAAAMAHKGQPTVILAKTIKGYTLGKHFEGRNATHQMKKLTLQDLKDFRDLQRIPISDAELEKDPYLPPYYHPGMEANEIQYLLDRRKALGGFLPERRTTAKPLQLPGDEAYKSVRKGSGKQNVATTMALVRLMKELLRDKEIGKRIVPIIPDEARTFGMDSWFPSLKIYNRNGQLYTSVDAELMLAYKESSVGQILHEGINEAGSTASFTAAGTSYATHGEPMIPLYIFYSMFGFQRTGDGLWAAADQLARGFVLGATAGRTTLTGEGLQHNDGHSLLLASTNPAVVTYDPAFSFEIAHIVRDGLRRMYGGGTAEPGPGALPGTHPHGSAGEFGGEDIFYYITLYNEPYVQPAEPDDLDIAGLLKGLYVYKRGGEGSVRAQILVSGVTVPDGVRAQALLAEEWGVQADVWSVTSWGELRKEALSKEIAELRNPGTDAGVPYVTQALARVEGPYVAATDWMRAVPDQVRKWVPGDFTTLGTDGFGFSDTRPAARRVYNVDAQSIVVAALSALARTGKIDPVKAREAAAKYRIDDVDAAPKSAPGAEDELA from the coding sequence GTGCGGGTCATCCGCGAAGGGGTGGCGTCCTACCTACCGGACATCGACCCGGAGGAAACCTCCGAATGGCTCGAATCGTTCGATGAAATGCTCGACCGGGAAGGTCCGGGCCGCGCGCGTTACCTCATGCTCCGGCTGTTGGAACGCGCCGGTGAGCGTAGGGTCGCCATACCCGCTTTGACCTCCACCGACTATGTCAACACCATCCCCACCGAGAACGAGCCGTGGTTCCCCGGCGACGAAGAGGTGGAGCGACGGTTCCGTGCCTGGATCCGCTGGAACGCGGCGATCATGGTGCATCGGGCGCAGCGCCCCGGCATTGGTGTGGGCGGCCACATCTCGACCTACGCGTCCTCGGCGGCGCTCTACGAGGTCGGCTTCAACCACTTCTTCCGCGGCAAGGACCACTCCGGTGGTGGCGACTCGATCTTCATCCAGGGTCACGCCTCGCCGGGGATCTATGCCCGCGCCTTCCTCGAGGGCCGGTTGAGCACCGACCGGATGGACGGCTTCCGGCAGGAGTACAGCCACGGCGGACCGGGCCACGGCCTGCCGTCGTACCCGCACCCGCGGCTGCTGAACGACTTCTGGGAGTTCCCGACGGTGTCGATGGGCCTCGGCCCGATGAACGCCATCTACCAGGCGCGGTTCAACCACTACCTGCACGACCGCGGCATCAAGGACACCTCCGATCAGCACGTCTGGGCCTTCCTGGGCGACGGTGAGATGGACGAACCGGAGTCGCGCGGCCTGATCCAGGTGGCCGCGAACGAGGGTCTGGACAACCTCACCTTCGTGATCAACTGCAACCTGCAGCGCCTCGACGGCCCGGTGCGCGGTAACGGCAAGATCATCCAGGAGTTGGAGTCGTTCTTCCGCGGCGCGGGCTGGAACGTCATCAAGGTGATCTGGGGCCGGGAGTGGGACGCGCTGCTCGGCGCCGACCGCGACGGTGCCCTGGTGAACCTGATGAACACCACCCCCGACGGCGATTTCCAGACCTACAAGGCCAACGACGGCGCGTATGTCCGCGACCACTTCTTCGGCCGCGACCCGCGGACCAAGGCGCTGGTGCAGGATCTGTCCGACGAAGGCATCTGGAACCTCAAGCGCGGCGGTCACGACTACCGCAAGGTCTACGCCGCGTACGCGGCCGCGATGGCGCACAAGGGCCAGCCGACGGTGATCCTGGCCAAGACCATCAAGGGCTACACCCTCGGCAAGCACTTCGAGGGTCGCAACGCCACCCACCAGATGAAGAAGCTGACGCTGCAGGACCTCAAGGACTTCCGCGATCTGCAGCGGATTCCGATCAGCGACGCCGAACTGGAGAAGGATCCCTACCTGCCCCCGTACTACCACCCGGGTATGGAGGCGAACGAGATCCAGTACCTGCTCGATCGCCGCAAGGCGCTCGGCGGCTTCTTGCCCGAACGGCGCACCACGGCAAAGCCGCTGCAACTGCCGGGCGACGAGGCATACAAGTCGGTGCGCAAGGGTTCCGGCAAGCAGAACGTGGCCACCACCATGGCCCTGGTTCGGCTCATGAAGGAGCTGTTGCGGGACAAGGAGATCGGCAAGCGGATCGTGCCGATTATTCCGGACGAGGCCCGTACCTTCGGTATGGACTCGTGGTTCCCTTCGTTGAAGATCTACAACCGCAACGGCCAGTTGTACACCTCGGTCGACGCGGAATTGATGCTTGCCTACAAAGAGAGCTCGGTCGGGCAGATCCTGCACGAGGGCATCAACGAGGCCGGATCGACCGCGTCGTTCACCGCGGCGGGCACGTCCTACGCCACCCACGGCGAGCCGATGATCCCGCTGTACATCTTCTATTCGATGTTCGGCTTCCAGCGCACCGGCGATGGATTGTGGGCCGCCGCGGACCAGTTGGCCCGTGGCTTCGTGCTCGGAGCAACCGCCGGGCGAACCACGCTGACCGGTGAGGGTCTGCAGCACAACGATGGCCACTCGCTGCTGCTGGCCTCGACCAACCCGGCCGTGGTCACCTACGATCCCGCGTTCTCCTTCGAGATCGCGCACATCGTGCGGGACGGCCTGCGTCGCATGTACGGCGGCGGCACCGCGGAGCCCGGCCCCGGCGCACTGCCCGGCACGCACCCGCACGGGTCGGCGGGCGAGTTCGGCGGCGAGGACATTTTCTACTACATCACCCTCTACAACGAGCCGTATGTGCAGCCCGCCGAGCCCGACGATCTCGATATCGCCGGTCTGCTCAAGGGCTTGTATGTGTACAAGCGCGGTGGCGAGGGCAGTGTGCGCGCGCAGATCCTGGTCTCGGGCGTCACGGTGCCCGACGGTGTGCGGGCCCAGGCGCTGCTCGCCGAGGAGTGGGGTGTGCAGGCCGATGTCTGGTCGGTGACCTCGTGGGGCGAACTCCGCAAAGAGGCGCTGAGCAAGGAGATCGCCGAGCTGCGCAACCCGGGCACCGATGCCGGGGTGCCATACGTCACCCAGGCGCTGGCCAGGGTCGAGGGTCCGTATGTGGCCGCGACGGACTGGATGCGCGCGGTGCCCGATCAGGTCCGCAAGTGGGTCCCCGGTGATTTCACCACGCTCGGCACGGACGGATTCGGTTTCTCCGACACCCGTCCCGCCGCGCGCCGGGTCTACAACGTGGACGCGCAGTCGATTGTGGTCGCGGCGCTGTCCGCACTCGCTCGCACGGGGAAGATCGACCCTGTGAAGGCGCGTGAGGCGGCGGCCAAATACCGCATCGATGATGTCGACGCCGCGCCGAAGTCGGCTCCCGGCGCCGAAGATGAACTCGCATAG
- a CDS encoding PucR family transcriptional regulator → MVERKPPRPRRISEGSSEHEVYLPTGALSPNRQNRDPLPDTLLKRVKQFSGRLSTEAVGSMQDRLPFFADLDAAQRAGVQMLVQTAVVNFLEWLQDPDSDIRFSLDAFQVIPQDLARRLTLRQTVDMVRVAMEFFEQWLPALARNDRQLVALTEAVLRYGRELGFAAASVYASAAESRGAWDTRLEALVVDAVVRGDTGPDMLSRAATLNWDATAPATVLVGTPPGDQGVSMVGSVHTIAARHGRAALAVVQGARLVMVVSGNLGESSFISPFLADLLAEVFSDGPVVIGPTTRTLGAAHASAVEALAGMEAVVGWRGAPRPVHATELLPERALLGDRAAIDALNEYLVLPLAAAGSSLADTLEAYLDCGGAVETCARQLYVHPNTVRYRLKRIAEITGRDPMNPRDAYVLRIAATVGRLTRTRNESSTSTPEVTQFSMGHDGV, encoded by the coding sequence ATGGTGGAACGTAAACCGCCGCGGCCGCGACGGATCTCCGAAGGCTCCTCCGAGCACGAGGTGTATCTGCCGACGGGCGCGCTCTCCCCGAACCGGCAAAACCGCGATCCGCTCCCGGATACGCTGCTCAAACGCGTGAAGCAGTTCTCCGGGCGTCTCTCTACCGAGGCGGTCGGATCGATGCAGGATCGGTTGCCGTTCTTCGCCGATCTGGACGCCGCGCAGCGCGCGGGCGTCCAGATGCTGGTGCAGACCGCGGTGGTGAACTTCCTCGAATGGCTACAGGACCCGGATAGCGATATCCGGTTCAGCCTGGACGCCTTCCAAGTGATTCCACAGGACCTGGCGCGGCGGCTGACGCTGCGCCAGACCGTGGACATGGTCCGCGTCGCCATGGAGTTCTTCGAACAGTGGCTGCCCGCGCTCGCGCGCAACGACCGGCAGCTGGTCGCACTCACCGAGGCGGTGCTGCGCTACGGGCGTGAGCTCGGATTCGCCGCCGCCTCGGTGTACGCGAGCGCCGCGGAATCCCGCGGTGCGTGGGATACCCGCCTCGAGGCGCTCGTCGTGGACGCCGTGGTCCGTGGCGATACCGGCCCGGACATGCTGTCGCGGGCCGCGACCCTCAACTGGGATGCCACCGCACCGGCGACGGTGCTGGTCGGTACGCCGCCGGGAGACCAGGGCGTTTCGATGGTCGGCTCGGTGCACACCATCGCCGCGCGGCACGGTCGCGCGGCACTGGCCGTCGTCCAGGGCGCCCGGCTGGTCATGGTGGTCAGCGGAAATCTCGGTGAGTCCTCTTTTATATCGCCGTTCCTCGCGGACCTGCTCGCCGAGGTGTTCTCGGACGGGCCGGTGGTGATCGGCCCGACCACGCGCACCCTTGGCGCCGCGCATGCCAGCGCGGTGGAGGCGCTGGCCGGAATGGAGGCCGTGGTGGGCTGGCGCGGCGCGCCACGCCCGGTGCACGCAACGGAATTATTGCCCGAACGCGCTTTGTTGGGTGACCGAGCTGCGATCGACGCGTTGAACGAGTATCTTGTCCTTCCGTTGGCCGCTGCGGGTTCCTCGCTGGCCGACACTCTCGAGGCCTATCTGGATTGCGGTGGCGCGGTCGAGACGTGCGCGCGTCAGCTGTACGTTCATCCAAATACCGTTCGGTACCGCCTCAAGCGGATAGCCGAGATCACCGGGCGTGATCCGATGAATCCGAGGGACGCGTATGTGCTCCGGATCGCCGCCACGGTAGGTCGTTTGACACGAACCCGTAACGAATCGTCAACATCTACCCCAGAGGTCACTCAATTCTCGATGGGTCACGACGGCGTGTAA
- a CDS encoding ACP S-malonyltransferase: protein MIALFAPGQGSQTPGMLAPWLDLPGATDRLALWSKASGLDLVRLGTTATAEEITDTAVTQPLVVAAALLAFSEVEPDSLPAATIIAGHSVGELAAAAVAGVISADDAVALAAIRGAEMAKACALEPTGMSAVLGGDEATVLARLEELDLVPANRNAAGQIVAAGRMAALAELAANPPEKARVRALPVAGAFHTAFMAPAQDAVTEAIAKITPKEPTRILLSNFDGKVVASGADAVAKLAAQVTRPVRWDLCTETVRQAGVSAVAELPPAGTLVGIAKREMKGTPTLALKTPEDLPALAGLTISG, encoded by the coding sequence GTGATCGCGTTGTTCGCCCCAGGACAGGGGTCCCAGACACCCGGCATGCTCGCGCCTTGGCTCGACCTTCCCGGCGCGACCGATCGGCTCGCTCTCTGGTCCAAGGCCTCCGGCCTGGATCTGGTCCGCCTCGGCACCACCGCGACGGCCGAAGAGATCACCGATACTGCCGTTACCCAACCGCTCGTGGTTGCCGCGGCGCTGCTGGCATTTTCGGAAGTAGAGCCGGATTCACTTCCGGCCGCTACCATCATCGCTGGACATTCGGTCGGTGAGCTCGCTGCCGCCGCGGTCGCCGGAGTCATCTCCGCCGACGACGCGGTCGCGTTGGCCGCCATCCGCGGTGCGGAGATGGCCAAGGCGTGCGCGCTGGAGCCGACCGGTATGTCCGCGGTGCTCGGTGGCGATGAGGCCACCGTGCTCGCGCGGCTCGAAGAGCTCGACCTCGTCCCGGCCAACCGCAACGCAGCGGGTCAGATCGTGGCCGCTGGACGAATGGCTGCCCTGGCGGAACTCGCCGCGAACCCACCCGAGAAGGCTCGGGTGCGTGCGCTGCCCGTCGCGGGTGCCTTCCACACCGCGTTCATGGCCCCGGCTCAGGACGCTGTGACGGAAGCCATAGCCAAGATCACGCCGAAGGAGCCGACCCGGATCCTGCTTTCGAACTTCGACGGCAAGGTGGTCGCCTCCGGCGCTGATGCGGTCGCTAAGCTCGCGGCGCAGGTCACCCGGCCCGTCCGTTGGGACCTGTGCACCGAGACCGTCCGGCAAGCGGGGGTTTCGGCAGTGGCGGAGCTGCCGCCGGCGGGCACCCTCGTCGGCATCGCGAAACGGGAGATGAAGGGCACGCCCACGCTTGCCCTGAAGACCCCCGAAGACCTCCCCGCGTTGGCCGGGCTCACCATCTCCGGCTAG
- the acpM gene encoding meromycolate extension acyl carrier protein AcpM, with the protein MAALTQEQIVEELGKIIEEVTGIEPAEVTIEKSFVDDLDIDSLSMVEIAVQTEDKYGVKIPDEDLASLKTVGDAVGYIQKLEAENADAAAELKAKFDAE; encoded by the coding sequence GTGGCCGCTCTGACCCAGGAACAAATCGTCGAGGAACTCGGCAAGATCATCGAAGAGGTAACGGGTATCGAGCCCGCTGAGGTGACGATCGAGAAGTCCTTCGTCGATGACCTGGACATCGACTCGCTGTCCATGGTCGAAATCGCAGTGCAGACCGAGGACAAGTACGGCGTGAAGATCCCTGACGAGGATCTGGCCAGCCTGAAGACGGTCGGCGACGCTGTCGGCTACATCCAGAAGCTCGAGGCCGAGAACGCTGACGCGGCCGCGGAGCTCAAGGCCAAGTTCGACGCCGAGTAG
- a CDS encoding KasA/KasB family beta-ketoacyl-ACP synthase has product MTTPSTLNGNFPNVVVTSMAATTSIAGDVDATWKGLLNGESGIDVLEDSFVEEYDLPVRIGGHLKVRPDTLLSRVECRRMAYVEQLATVLGREVWRNAGSPEVDPERLGVAIGTGLGGGDALIDSVDKLKNGGYRKISPLAVQMVMPNGPSAVVGLELKARAGVVTPVSACSSGSEAIANAWRMIVMGDADIVVTGGVEGFIDAVPIAAFTMMRAMSTRNDDPKGASRPFDKDRDGFVFGEAGALMVIETEEHAKARGATIHARLLGAGITSDGYHLVAPDPTGDGAARAMTRAMQTAGLTKKDITHINAHATATPIGDTAEANAINKAVGNHASVYAPKSALGHSIGAVGALESILTVLSIRDGIVPPTLNLENQDPEIDLDVVHGEARRQEIAYAINNSFGFGGHNVALTFGRA; this is encoded by the coding sequence GTGACCACTCCTTCCACTTTGAACGGGAACTTCCCCAACGTCGTCGTCACGAGTATGGCGGCGACCACGTCGATCGCTGGTGATGTCGATGCGACGTGGAAGGGACTCCTCAACGGCGAGAGCGGCATCGACGTTCTCGAGGATTCCTTCGTCGAGGAGTACGACCTGCCGGTCCGCATCGGCGGTCACCTGAAGGTTCGGCCCGACACCCTGCTGTCCCGTGTCGAGTGCCGCCGGATGGCCTACGTTGAGCAGCTCGCGACCGTGCTCGGTCGCGAGGTCTGGCGCAACGCGGGCAGTCCGGAGGTCGACCCGGAGCGGCTGGGGGTGGCGATCGGCACCGGACTCGGTGGCGGTGACGCCCTCATCGACTCGGTCGACAAGCTGAAGAACGGTGGCTATCGCAAGATTTCGCCACTGGCTGTTCAGATGGTCATGCCGAATGGCCCGTCGGCTGTTGTCGGTCTCGAATTGAAGGCCAGGGCAGGAGTGGTCACTCCGGTCTCGGCGTGCTCATCGGGCTCCGAGGCCATCGCCAATGCTTGGCGGATGATCGTCATGGGTGACGCCGATATCGTCGTCACCGGTGGCGTGGAGGGTTTCATCGACGCGGTGCCGATCGCGGCGTTCACCATGATGCGCGCGATGAGCACCCGTAATGACGACCCGAAGGGCGCATCGCGCCCGTTCGACAAAGACCGGGACGGTTTCGTCTTCGGTGAGGCCGGTGCGCTGATGGTCATCGAGACCGAGGAGCACGCCAAGGCACGCGGAGCCACCATTCACGCTCGCCTGCTGGGCGCCGGAATCACCTCCGACGGTTACCACTTGGTCGCGCCCGACCCCACGGGTGACGGCGCCGCGCGGGCGATGACCCGGGCGATGCAGACCGCTGGTCTGACCAAGAAGGACATCACCCACATCAATGCCCATGCGACCGCGACCCCGATCGGCGATACCGCCGAGGCGAACGCGATCAACAAGGCCGTGGGTAACCACGCTTCGGTGTACGCGCCGAAGTCGGCACTGGGTCACTCGATCGGCGCCGTGGGCGCGCTGGAATCGATTTTGACCGTGCTCAGCATTCGCGACGGCATCGTCCCGCCGACGCTGAACCTGGAGAACCAGGATCCGGAGATCGATCTGGATGTGGTGCACGGCGAGGCTCGCCGTCAGGAGATCGCGTACGCGATCAACAACTCATTCGGTTTCGGTGGGCACAATGTCGCGCTCACCTTCGGTCGGGCATAG
- a CDS encoding acyl-CoA carboxylase subunit beta, with the protein MTIIAPAFQPETATDPRDPLGRLQRFFDPGTVLPLHPRDKSGVLAAIGEVDGVRTVAYCSDATVMGGAMGVEGCKHIVDAIDTAIESAVPVVGIWHSGGARLAEGVEALHAVGLVFEAMVRASGLVPQISVVLGFAAGGAAYGPALTDIVIMAPEGRIFVTGPDVVRSVTGEQVDMATLGGPETHGKKSGVTHIVANDEADALHRGRRLVSMFSEQGEFDLVAAAHGDVDLKAMMPESAKRAYDVKPIIHELLDNVDGESSFEELQGGYARSIITGLGRLGGRTVGVLANNPIRLGGCLNSESAEKAARFVRLCDAFGIPIVVLTDVPGYLPGVSMEWEGVVRRGAKLLHAFAEARVPRVTLVTRKIYGGAYIAMNARSLGATAVYAWPGSEVAVMGAKAAVGILHKKALAAAPADEREALHERLTVEHERIAGGVERAIAIGVVDEVIDPAKTRSTLAAALAAAPARKSHHKNIPL; encoded by the coding sequence ATGACAATTATTGCTCCCGCGTTTCAACCAGAGACTGCGACCGATCCGCGTGATCCGCTCGGTCGACTCCAACGCTTCTTCGATCCTGGGACCGTTCTACCGCTACACCCGCGGGACAAGTCCGGTGTGCTCGCCGCGATCGGCGAGGTGGACGGTGTCCGTACGGTCGCCTACTGCTCCGACGCCACCGTCATGGGCGGCGCGATGGGCGTCGAGGGCTGCAAGCACATCGTCGACGCGATCGACACCGCCATCGAATCCGCCGTCCCGGTGGTCGGCATCTGGCACTCCGGCGGGGCACGCCTGGCCGAGGGCGTCGAGGCGCTGCACGCGGTCGGCCTGGTCTTCGAGGCCATGGTCCGCGCGTCGGGCCTGGTGCCGCAGATCTCGGTGGTGCTCGGCTTCGCGGCCGGTGGCGCCGCCTACGGTCCCGCGCTGACCGATATCGTGATCATGGCGCCCGAGGGCCGGATCTTCGTGACCGGTCCCGATGTGGTGCGCAGCGTCACCGGTGAGCAGGTCGATATGGCCACCCTGGGTGGTCCCGAGACGCACGGCAAGAAGTCCGGTGTCACCCATATCGTGGCCAACGACGAGGCCGACGCGCTGCACCGCGGGCGTCGTCTGGTGTCGATGTTTTCCGAGCAGGGCGAATTCGATCTGGTCGCCGCCGCGCACGGTGATGTCGACCTGAAGGCGATGATGCCCGAGTCGGCCAAGCGCGCCTACGACGTGAAGCCGATCATCCACGAGCTGCTCGACAACGTCGACGGTGAGTCGTCGTTCGAAGAGCTGCAGGGTGGTTACGCGCGCAGCATTATCACCGGTCTCGGACGGCTCGGTGGCCGCACCGTTGGTGTGCTGGCCAACAACCCGATCCGGCTCGGTGGCTGCCTGAACTCCGAAAGCGCCGAGAAGGCCGCGCGTTTCGTGCGGTTGTGCGATGCCTTCGGCATTCCGATCGTGGTGCTCACCGATGTGCCCGGATACCTGCCCGGTGTCAGCATGGAGTGGGAAGGGGTCGTGCGCCGCGGCGCGAAGCTGCTGCACGCGTTCGCCGAGGCGCGGGTGCCGCGGGTCACGTTGGTCACCCGCAAGATCTACGGTGGCGCCTACATCGCGATGAACGCCCGTTCGCTCGGCGCGACCGCGGTGTACGCGTGGCCCGGTTCCGAGGTCGCCGTGATGGGCGCCAAGGCCGCGGTCGGGATCCTGCACAAGAAGGCACTGGCCGCCGCGCCCGCGGACGAGCGTGAGGCGCTGCACGAGCGTCTGACGGTCGAGCACGAGCGCATCGCCGGTGGGGTGGAGCGGGCCATCGCGATCGGTGTCG